CGCGCGCTGGGCTAAGCCCTTTTTGCTCGGTCACCCCGGCACAAGGCCGGGGTGACGGCTCGGCAGTGGTGGGCGCATTTGTACCCGCCACCGCCGCCCCCTATCTCGCGATCACATTACCCGGAGACGCATTTTGCCCGATTACGACTACGACCTCTTCGTCATCGGCGCTGGCTCCGGCGGCACCCGCGCGTCGCGCGTCGCTGCTGCCTATGGCGCGCGCGTGGCGGTTGCAGAGGAATATCGGGTCGGTGGCACCTGCGTCATCCGCGGCTGCGTTCCCAAGAAATTGCTCGTCTACGGCGCGCACTTCGCCGAGGACCTGAAGGATGCGCGGCAGTTCGGCTGGGACGTGCCCGACAATTGCGCGTTCGACTGGTCGCGGCTGCGCGACAATGTCTTCGCCGAGGTCGATCGGATCAACGGTGCCTACACCGCGACGCTCGAAAATCACGGCGTCGAGATCATCCACGAACGCGCGACGATCGCCGGCCCGCATGAGGTGAAGCTGGCGAACGGCCGGATCGTGACTGCAGAGCGCATCCTGCTGGCGGTCGGCGCGCGCCCGCATGTGCCAAGTTGCCCCGGGCATGAACATGGCATCACCTCGAACGAGGCCTTCCACCTCGACGCAGTGCCCAAGCGCGTCCTGATCGCCGGCGCAGGCTATATCGCCAACGAGTTCGCGGGCATCTTCAACGAGCTGGGTGCCAAGGTGACGCTGATCAACCGCAGCGAGGTGATCCTGCGCGGCTATGACGAATCGATCCGCGACCGCTTGCTCCAGATTTCGCTGATGAAGGGCCTTGAGTTCCGCTTCAACGCCGAGTTCCGCGGGATCGAGAAGCAGGCCGACGGATCGCTGCTGGTATCGATGACCAATCACGAGCCGATCGAGGTCGATTGCGTGATGTTCGCCACCGGCCGCGTGCCGAACACCGAGGAATTGGGGCTCGAGGAAGCCGGGGTCGAGCTGCATAACGGCGCGGTGGTGGTCGACGACGAGAACCGCTCGACCTGCGACAGCATCTTCGCGGTCGGCGACGTGACGAACCGCGTCCAGCTCACCCCGGTCGCGATCCGCGAGGGGCAGGCGTTCGCCGACACCTTCTATGGCAACAAGCCGAGCAAGGTCGATTATGGCTGCATCCCGAGCGCGGTGTTCAGCCACCCGCCGATGGCTGCGGTCGGCATGACCGAGAGCGAGGCCAAGACCAAGCTCGGCTCGGTGAAGGTATATCTGTCGGACTTCCGCGCGATGAAGAACGTGCTGGCGGGCCGCAACGAGCGCGCGCTCTACAAGATGATCTGCGACGGCGACACCGGACGGATCGTCGGGCTGCACATGATCGGCCCCGATTCGCCCGAGATCCTGCAGGCAGCCGCGATCGCGGTGAAGGCGGGGCTGACGAAGGACGATTTCGACGCGACGGTGGCGCTGCACCCGACGATGGCCGAGGAATTGGTGCTGATGAAATAGGGGGTGGGCGTTATTCCTCCCCCGCAGGGGGAGGGGGACCGTCGCGAAGCGATGGTGGAGGGGGACTGCCACGAGCGGCGGCTTCGATGTGACGCATCACCGCATCCAAATTGCTCAGCACATCGCTCGCCGATATTCGAAGCGTCCTTACCCCCCGCGCATGCAGCCAAGCATCACGCGCGGCGTCATTCTCGGGGCGGTTGCCTCGGCTATGCGCCTCACCATCCACCTCGATGCACAGCTTCACGGCATCGCAGTAAAAATCGAGGACATAAGGCCCGGCAGGATGCTGCCGACGGAAGCGCTGCCCCCCGGGCCGCCTGCGCAACTGCTGCCACAGCAGCACTTCGGGCAGCGACATTGTTCGCCGGAGCCGCTTCGCCAGCGTCTTGGTGTGCGGCGGGCCACTCAGATCCATCGCTTACCCCCTCCACCATCGCCTCGCGATGGTCCCCCTCCCCCGCTGGGGGAGGAATATTCTATCCCTCCAGCAACACGTCCGCCTCGCTGCGTTCCACCCCGTCCTGGCCGCGCGCGACGACGCTGGTCACCGCGACGTCCATCGTGACGTTGCCGAGCGTGCGCACGATGTCGGGCATCGTCTCGACCGCGACCAGCAGCGCCAGCGGCTCGATCGGCACCCCCATCGCCAGCGCGATCGGTGCTATCGAGGAGACGAAGCTGATCGTGCCCGGCAGGCTGACCGATCCCAGCGCGGTGATAGCCGCCGCCGCGACGCCGATCGCCACCTGCTGCGGCGCGAGCTCGATCCCGAACACATGCGCGACATAGACCGCGACCGCGATGTTCATCGCCGGGCCGGTGAAGCGGAAGATCGCCACGGCCAGCGGCAGTACGACGCCGGCGGTCGCAACGGGCAGCCCCAACGCCTCGGTCCCGCGCAGCATCGCGGGCAGCGAGGCGAGCGAAGACTGGGTCGAGATCGCCACCGCCTGCGCGGGCGCGACCGCGCGCACGAAGCGCTTGAGCGGCACGCGCCCGAGCAGCATCGCGGTGGGATAGGCGAGCATCCAGATCAGCACCCCGGTGCCCGCGACGATCGCGACATAATGCACCAGCGCGCCGAACGCGGCGGTCCCGGCGGTCGCGCCGACGACGAAGGCGAGTGCGAACACGCCGATCGGCGCGAGCAGCAACACCCAGCCGATCATCACCAGCATCGTGTCGGCCACCGCCTGGAAGAAGCGCGTCAGAGTCTCGCGCGGTTCGGCGGGCAAGGTGGTCAGCGCGAAGGCGAAGGTGAGCGTGAAGATGATCAGCGGCAGGAACTGGTCCTCTGCCGCCGCCGAGATCGGGTTGGTCGGTACCATCGCGACCAGAAAGTCGCTGAACGGCGGCACGTCGCCGACCGGCGCCGCGCCCGAGAAACTCGCGCGGAGCGCCGCGCCTGCGTCGGCGGGCAGCGGGAACAGGTCGAGCAGCCCGAGCGCGAACAATGCGCCGAGCGTCGCCGAAATCCACAGCCACGACATGAAGATCACGATCGCGCGCGCCGCCAGCCGCGACGCCTTTGCCGCCTTCGCGGTCGCCGCGACGCCGGTCACCAGCAGCGCCACCACCAGCGGGACGATCGTCATCCTGAGCGCATTGAGCCAGATCGTGCCGATCGGCTGCGCCACCGCGCTGCCGGTTTCGGCCCAGCCCGGCTGCCATTGCGACAGCGCGACGCCCATCGCCAGGCCCGCCGCCAGCGCCATCAGAATTCGCATTGCTTGCGACATGCTCGCCCTTCGTTGTTTGGCACGCTATCAGGCGGGCTGCCCGATCGGGCAAGGTGGAGCAGGGCACGGCGATGGCAAGAAAATATTTCGGCACCGACGGGATCCGCGGCGCAACCAACCTGGCACCGATGACGGCGCAGATGGCGATGAAGGTCGGCATGGCGGCAGGCGCGCACTTCCAGCGGGGCGACCATCGCCACCGCGTGGTGATCGGCAAGGATACGCGGCTGTCGGGCTATATGCTCGAAAACGCGATGGTTGCGGGGTTCACCTCGGTCGGGATGGACGTGGTGCTGGTCGGCCCGATGCCGACGCCCGCGGTGGCGATGCTCACCCAGTCGATGCGCGCCGACATGGGGGTGATGATCTCGGCGAGCCACAATCCCTATGCCGACAACGGCATCAAATTGTTCGGCCCCGACGGCTTCAAATTGTCCGACGCCGACGAGGAAGCGATCGAGGCGCTGATCGACCGCGAGGTGCCGCTGGCGGCGTCGAGCGATATCGGGCGCGCGCGGCGCTACGACGACGCACGCGGGCGCTACATCCACTTCGCCAAGGCGACCTTCCCCGATGATCTTCGGCTCGACGGGCTCAAGGTGGTGGTCGATTGCGCAAATGGTGCGGCCTACCAGGTCGCGCCCTCGGCCTTGTGGGAGTTGGGAGCCGAGGTCGTCGCGATCGGGGTGGATCCCAATGGCAAGAACATCAACGATGGCGTCGGCTCGACCGCGCCCGATACCTTGCGCGAGACCGTCGTGGCATCGGGCGCGCATATCGGTATCGCGCTCGATGGCGATGCCGACCGGCTGATCGTCGTCGACGAACATGGCCGGATCGTCGATGGCGACCAATTGATGGCGACGATCGCCACGGGTTGGGCGCGGCGCGGGCGGCTCAATGGCGGCGGGCTGGTCGCAACGGTGATGTCGAATCTCGGGCTCGAACGCCATCTGGGCGAGCAGGGGCTTGGTCTGATCCGCACCAAGGTGGGCGACCGGCACGTGCTCGAGGCGATGCGCGCGCGCGGCTACAATGTCGGCGGCGAGCAATCGGGGCACATCATCCTCACCGACTACGCCACCACCGGCGACGGGCTGGTCGCCTCGCTCCAGGTGCTCGCCGAACTGGTGCGCGCGGGCGCGCCGGCGAGCGAGGTGCTCCACCGCTTCGAGCCGGTGCCGCAGATATTGAAGAATGTCCGTTTCGCCGGCGGCAAGCCACTCGAGGCCGCGAGCGTGATCGATTGCATCGCGGGTGCCGAGGCCGAACTCGCGGCGAACGGCCGGCTGGTGATCCGCCCCTCGGGCACCGAACCTGTGATCCGGGTGATGGCCGAGGGCGACGACGCTGCGCAGGTCGAGGCGGTGGTGAATCGCATCTGCGACGCGGTGCGCGCAGCGGCGTAAGGGAAAAGTGAAAGCGGCGCTGCCGGGTCGCCCTGGACCCGGCAGCGCCCGATGGTGTCAGCCCTTTGGCAGCAACACCGAATCGATGACGTGGATCACGCCATTCGTGCAATCGATGTCTGCGGTCGCGACCGTCGCATCATTTACCTTCACGCCGTTGGTGCCGTCGACGTTCAGCGTTTCGCCCTGCACGCTGGCGGGGGTTGCGGTCGCGCCGGCGAGATCGCCCGACATCACCTTGCCGCTGACGACGTGGTAGGTGAGGATTCCGGCCAGCTTGTCCTTATTCTCGGGCTTTAGCAGTTCTTCGACCGTACCCTCGGGCAATGCTGCGAACGCGGCATCGGTGGGGGCGAACACGGTGAAGGGGCCGTCGCTCTTCAGCGTTTCGACCAAGCCAGCGGCCTGCACGGCTGCAACCAGCGTGGTGAAGGACCCGGCAGCTACCGCCGTATCGACGATGTCATGCGTTTGATCGCTCATGGGAGAAAACTTTCCTTGGAGGATGGCGCGACAACCTGATCGGTCGCCGCCCGAGCACCCCTATCCCCAAGACGCCATGAAGCGGCATACCGGATAAAGCATCAGTCAACGAACTGTAATGTTTGAAACGCCAGCGGGGGGCGGTCCTCGGATCGACTGCTCTATTTGGGAATGTGTGACCAAAGTAGGTACTATATTTGGCGATAGCGTTACCGAGCCGCGATCATAGCTCTGCAAAAGCGTTGCTGGTGTCCGTCGCAGTCAAGCGATATGGCGTAGCGATGCTCGAAATGCGCCCCGATTGCGAACGTTGCGGCACCGATTTGCCGCCCGCCGATCCAGGCGCGTTCATCTGTTCGTTCGAGTGCACTTTTTGCGCCGCCTGTGCCGATGCGCTCGATGAACGCTGTCCCAATTGCGGTGGCGAACTGCTCGATCGCCCCACGCGCACCGGCAAGCGATCGGCGGGCAAGCCAGCATGAACCCGCCGCGCATCCTCATCGTGGCAGGCTCGGATTCGGGGGGTGGTGCCGGTATTCAGGCCGACATCAAGACCGCGACGATGCTCGGCTGCCATGCGATGACCGCGATCACCGCGATTACCGCGCAGAACACGCTGGGTGTCGATGCGGTCCATCCGATCCCTACCGACATGGTGATGGCGCAGGTCGATTGCGTGATCCGCGACATCGGCGTCGATGCGGTCAAGATCGGCATGATCGGATCGGCGCGTACCGCCGCGGCGCTGGCCGAGCGGCTGGCCGAAATGCCCGGGCTGCCGATCGTGTTCGATCCGGTGATGATCGCCACGTCGGGTGCGACGCTGGCCGACGACGCCACCATCGCCGCCTTTGCGCGGCTGATGCGCGTCGCCACCGTCACCACTCCCAATTTGCCAGAGCTCAAGGCGCTGTCGGGCATGTCGATCCTCGACAAGGCGGCGCAGCGCAGCGCCGCACGCTCACTGGTGCAACGCCGCGGCAGCGCGCTGCTGGTCAAGGGCGGCCATGCCAAGGGGCGGCAAGTCACCGACCGGCTGTTCCAGCAATCCGAAGGCACTGCGCCCGAAATCGAATGGACCGGTTCAAGGCTCGACGGCGAGGCGACACACGGCACCGGCTGCACGCTGTCGACCGCGATCGCGTGCGAGCTCGCCAAGGACTGGACCTTGCCCGAGGCGATCGGCCGCGCGCGGCGTTTCGTGCGGATCGCGATGCAGGACGCCGCCGATCTGGGGCAGGGGCATGGACCGATGGCGCAACAGGCAGTGCGGCTCGACCTCAACCAGTCGCGTTGGTCGCCGATGCTCAACCACGTCACGGTGCCCGCCAACGGCCTTGGCGAGAGCGAGCATTTCTATCGGCTGCTAGGGCTTCGCCAGATCGTCCGTTCGGAGGATCGCTATGCCCGGTTCGAAACCGAAGGCGGCGCGACGTTGAGCATCGAGGTCGAGCAGCGGCTCGCCGCGCCGGTCATCTATCTCGAATGCGGCGACCTCGACGTGACGGTGCCCTATCTGAAAGCGCAGGGGCTTAGCTTTACGCAGGAGCCGACCGACGAGAAATGGGGCTGGCGCGAGGCGCGGCTGGTCGATCCGGCGGGCAACACCGTGTGCCTGTACCAGGCGGGCGAAATGCGGCGCTTTCCCCCCTGGCGGATCGCCGATGCCTGATTATTCAAACGAAGCACAGCATGTCGGCCCGGTGGTGGGGGTCGACGAGGCGGGGCGCGGGCCGCTTGCAGGGCCGGTGGTGGCTGCCGCCGTCGTGCTCGACGCAGATTGCATCCCCGAGGGTCTGAACGATTCGAAGGTGCTTACCGCCGCGCGCCGCGCCGAGCTGTGCGCGCGGCTCCTAGATTGCGCGCGCGTAGGCGTCGGCATTGCCAGCGTCGAGGAGATCGACAGTCTCAACATCCTGTGGGCGACGATGCTGGCGATGACCCGCGCGGTCGAGGCGCTCGACCTCGTGCCCGGCATGGTGCTGGTTGATGGCAATCGCTGCCCGAAATGGCAGTTTTCGAGCCGTGCGATCATCGGCGGCGATGCCTTGTGCCTGTCGATCTCCGCCGCCTCGATCGTCGCCAAGCATCGCCGCGACTGCATGATGCGCGACTATGACGCGGTCTATCCCGGCTATGGCTGGGCATCGAACAAGGGCTATGGCGCCAAGACGCATCAGGAGGCGCTGGCGCGGCTAGGGCCGACGCCGTTGCACCGCCGCAGCTTCGCGCCGGTGCGGCAGGCCGAACTCGCGTTGGGCGTGGCGCAGGGGTGACGCGGAGGGGGGCGCCGCCGGGTAACAAACTTTCCGCCCCGTTGAGTCCTGCGCGCCACACCGCAACCGCTTGCGGGTAGCGCCGCCCCCCGGACTCAACATGTGGTTGCGCAAGCGAAATATCATGCCGTTTTAACGATTTCTTCAACCTGGGCGTTAACCACTGCGTGCTTGACGGAGTCGCGCTTATCCGCAGGAATGCGGCCTCAAGGAAGCCGGGGGTTGTCGATGCAGGTGCTGGAAAAGATCAAGCGCGGACCCGCGCCGACGAAGCGCGCGCTCGCCGTGCCCGTGCCCTTGCCGCTCGACAGCATCATCATGCGCGATTGCGTCGCGGCGATGAAGGCGCTGCCCGCCGCGAGCATCGACTGCATCTTCGCCGATCCGCCCTATAACCTGCAATTGGGCGGCGATCTCGCGCGCCCCGATGGCAGCCATGTCGATGCGGTCACCGACGATTGGGACAAGTTCGACAGCTTCGCGGTGTATGACCGGTTCACCCGCGCCTGGCTGAAGGAGGCGCGCCGCATCCTCAAGCCGACCGGCACATTGTGGGTGATCGGCAGCTATCACAACATCTTCCGCGTCGGTACCGCGGTGCAGGATCTGGGCTTCTGGATCCTCAACGACATCGTCTGGCGCAAGGCCAATCCGATGCCCAATTTCAAGGGTACGCGCTTCACCAACGCGCACGAGACGCTGATCTGGGCGTCGATGGGCGAAAAGGCGCGCTACACCTTCAACTATCGCAGCATGAAGACGCTCAACGACGAGCTGCAGATGCGATCGGACTGGGAATTTCCGATCTGCGGCGGCCCCGAGCGGCTGAAGCAGGACGGCGTGAAGGTCCACCCGACGCAAAAGCCTGAGGCGTTGCTGTACCGCGTGCTGCTGGCGACGACCAAGCCCGGCGACGTGGTGCTCGACCCGTTCTTCGGCACCGGCACCACCGGCGCGGTTGCCAAGCGCCTGGGCCGCCGCTGGATCGGCATCGAGCGCGAGCCCAATTACATCGCCGCCGCCGAGGCGCGGATCGCCGCCGCGCTGCCGCTCGATGAATCGCTGCTGGTGACGATGCAGGCGGGCAAGAGCGCACCCAAGGTGTCGTTCGGGACGCTGGTCGAAACCGGCTATATGCCCGCCGGTGCGACGCTCACCGACGCCAAGCGCCGCTGGTCGGTGACGGTGCGCGCCGATGGCTCGCTGCATGGTGCCGAGGGCGAAGGGTCGATCCACAAGCTGGGTGCGACGTTGCAGGGGGCGCCGTCGTGCAATGGCTGGACCTTCTGGCACCATGAGGCGGAGGGCAAGCTCCAGCCGATCGACACGATTCGGCAGAAATATCTGCTGGCGACGCAGCCCTGAATCCCGATCACCGTTCGTCCTGAGTAGGGACTGAGCGAAGGCGAAGGCCGGTATCGAAGGACAGTGCCCCGAGTGGTCCTGTCCTTCGATACGCCGCTTCGACAAGCTCAGCGGCTACTCA
The genomic region above belongs to Sphingomonas qomolangmaensis and contains:
- the gorA gene encoding glutathione-disulfide reductase; its protein translation is MPDYDYDLFVIGAGSGGTRASRVAAAYGARVAVAEEYRVGGTCVIRGCVPKKLLVYGAHFAEDLKDARQFGWDVPDNCAFDWSRLRDNVFAEVDRINGAYTATLENHGVEIIHERATIAGPHEVKLANGRIVTAERILLAVGARPHVPSCPGHEHGITSNEAFHLDAVPKRVLIAGAGYIANEFAGIFNELGAKVTLINRSEVILRGYDESIRDRLLQISLMKGLEFRFNAEFRGIEKQADGSLLVSMTNHEPIEVDCVMFATGRVPNTEELGLEEAGVELHNGAVVVDDENRSTCDSIFAVGDVTNRVQLTPVAIREGQAFADTFYGNKPSKVDYGCIPSAVFSHPPMAAVGMTESEAKTKLGSVKVYLSDFRAMKNVLAGRNERALYKMICDGDTGRIVGLHMIGPDSPEILQAAAIAVKAGLTKDDFDATVALHPTMAEELVLMK
- a CDS encoding endonuclease domain-containing protein, translated to MDLSGPPHTKTLAKRLRRTMSLPEVLLWQQLRRRPGGQRFRRQHPAGPYVLDFYCDAVKLCIEVDGEAHSRGNRPENDAARDAWLHARGVRTLRISASDVLSNLDAVMRHIEAAARGSPPPPSLRDGPPPPAGEE
- a CDS encoding dicarboxylate/amino acid:cation symporter, yielding MSQAMRILMALAAGLAMGVALSQWQPGWAETGSAVAQPIGTIWLNALRMTIVPLVVALLVTGVAATAKAAKASRLAARAIVIFMSWLWISATLGALFALGLLDLFPLPADAGAALRASFSGAAPVGDVPPFSDFLVAMVPTNPISAAAEDQFLPLIIFTLTFAFALTTLPAEPRETLTRFFQAVADTMLVMIGWVLLLAPIGVFALAFVVGATAGTAAFGALVHYVAIVAGTGVLIWMLAYPTAMLLGRVPLKRFVRAVAPAQAVAISTQSSLASLPAMLRGTEALGLPVATAGVVLPLAVAIFRFTGPAMNIAVAVYVAHVFGIELAPQQVAIGVAAAAITALGSVSLPGTISFVSSIAPIALAMGVPIEPLALLVAVETMPDIVRTLGNVTMDVAVTSVVARGQDGVERSEADVLLEG
- the glmM gene encoding phosphoglucosamine mutase; protein product: MARKYFGTDGIRGATNLAPMTAQMAMKVGMAAGAHFQRGDHRHRVVIGKDTRLSGYMLENAMVAGFTSVGMDVVLVGPMPTPAVAMLTQSMRADMGVMISASHNPYADNGIKLFGPDGFKLSDADEEAIEALIDREVPLAASSDIGRARRYDDARGRYIHFAKATFPDDLRLDGLKVVVDCANGAAYQVAPSALWELGAEVVAIGVDPNGKNINDGVGSTAPDTLRETVVASGAHIGIALDGDADRLIVVDEHGRIVDGDQLMATIATGWARRGRLNGGGLVATVMSNLGLERHLGEQGLGLIRTKVGDRHVLEAMRARGYNVGGEQSGHIILTDYATTGDGLVASLQVLAELVRAGAPASEVLHRFEPVPQILKNVRFAGGKPLEAASVIDCIAGAEAELAANGRLVIRPSGTEPVIRVMAEGDDAAQVEAVVNRICDAVRAAA
- a CDS encoding fasciclin domain-containing protein, whose amino-acid sequence is MSDQTHDIVDTAVAAGSFTTLVAAVQAAGLVETLKSDGPFTVFAPTDAAFAALPEGTVEELLKPENKDKLAGILTYHVVSGKVMSGDLAGATATPASVQGETLNVDGTNGVKVNDATVATADIDCTNGVIHVIDSVLLPKG
- a CDS encoding DUF1272 domain-containing protein, whose translation is MLEMRPDCERCGTDLPPADPGAFICSFECTFCAACADALDERCPNCGGELLDRPTRTGKRSAGKPA
- the thiD gene encoding bifunctional hydroxymethylpyrimidine kinase/phosphomethylpyrimidine kinase yields the protein MNPPRILIVAGSDSGGGAGIQADIKTATMLGCHAMTAITAITAQNTLGVDAVHPIPTDMVMAQVDCVIRDIGVDAVKIGMIGSARTAAALAERLAEMPGLPIVFDPVMIATSGATLADDATIAAFARLMRVATVTTPNLPELKALSGMSILDKAAQRSAARSLVQRRGSALLVKGGHAKGRQVTDRLFQQSEGTAPEIEWTGSRLDGEATHGTGCTLSTAIACELAKDWTLPEAIGRARRFVRIAMQDAADLGQGHGPMAQQAVRLDLNQSRWSPMLNHVTVPANGLGESEHFYRLLGLRQIVRSEDRYARFETEGGATLSIEVEQRLAAPVIYLECGDLDVTVPYLKAQGLSFTQEPTDEKWGWREARLVDPAGNTVCLYQAGEMRRFPPWRIADA
- a CDS encoding ribonuclease HII, which gives rise to MPDYSNEAQHVGPVVGVDEAGRGPLAGPVVAAAVVLDADCIPEGLNDSKVLTAARRAELCARLLDCARVGVGIASVEEIDSLNILWATMLAMTRAVEALDLVPGMVLVDGNRCPKWQFSSRAIIGGDALCLSISAASIVAKHRRDCMMRDYDAVYPGYGWASNKGYGAKTHQEALARLGPTPLHRRSFAPVRQAELALGVAQG
- a CDS encoding site-specific DNA-methyltransferase; the protein is MQVLEKIKRGPAPTKRALAVPVPLPLDSIIMRDCVAAMKALPAASIDCIFADPPYNLQLGGDLARPDGSHVDAVTDDWDKFDSFAVYDRFTRAWLKEARRILKPTGTLWVIGSYHNIFRVGTAVQDLGFWILNDIVWRKANPMPNFKGTRFTNAHETLIWASMGEKARYTFNYRSMKTLNDELQMRSDWEFPICGGPERLKQDGVKVHPTQKPEALLYRVLLATTKPGDVVLDPFFGTGTTGAVAKRLGRRWIGIEREPNYIAAAEARIAAALPLDESLLVTMQAGKSAPKVSFGTLVETGYMPAGATLTDAKRRWSVTVRADGSLHGAEGEGSIHKLGATLQGAPSCNGWTFWHHEAEGKLQPIDTIRQKYLLATQP